A region of Labeo rohita strain BAU-BD-2019 chromosome 2, IGBB_LRoh.1.0, whole genome shotgun sequence DNA encodes the following proteins:
- the insl3 gene encoding insulin-like 3 (Leydig cell) has protein sequence MNMKWFALLALLIILETSKTESQDVRVKLCGREFIRMVVTSCGSSRLKRNAADADLHFANPHTNLQNWLDRDLVAHQKGTLTAEDEQWREHDSPESVTEHPTPRQHTSPPAELLEHSTTVQDLSMSSRTRRDVGPAGVCCTSGCTMSELIQYC, from the exons ATGAACATGAAGTGGTTTGCATTATTAGCTCTTTTAATAATTCTCGAGACTTCCAAGACTGAGAGTCAAGACGTACGAGTGAAGCTTTGTGGCCGTGAGTTCATTCGGATGGTGGTCACGTCGTGCGGAAGCTCTCGACTCAAACGGAACGCGGCTGATGCAGACCTTCACTTTGCAAACCCTCATA CTAATCTACAAAACTGGCTCGACAGAGATCTCGTTGCACATCAGAAAGGTACCCTGACTGCTGAGGACGAGCAGTGGAGGGAGCATGACTCCCCCGAGAGCGTGACAGAGCATCCAACGCCCCGCCAGCACACAAGCCCACCAGCAGAGCTTCTGGAACACTCTACCACTGTGCAGGATCTCAGCATGTCTTCCAGGACCCGCCGTGATGTCGGGCCAGCGGGCGTCTGCTGTACTTCAGGATGTACAATGAGTGAACTGATTCAGTACTGCTAA